The genome window TCGGTCTCCCTTGACATAACTTCACATGCCTTCTGAAGGATTTCATCAGACGCACGACCGACATCCTTTCGTTTTCGAGATTTCGACGGTGGCGGGTTGGGTGTGGCCACGGAAGATGGTGATCCTCGAGGTTGAGTGCAGATCTCGTCCTTGTTAAATAGTGTTGCATCTGGCGTATCATCTGGcgcttgttcttcttgttcctgaatatatatatttttttgtttgaatattgtggtacaagtacatgtatagttacgattttttaattttttgcagtttccttCCGACTCCGATGATTGGTTACAACTTGCTTCCGAATTCTTTGAAAGGTGGAACTTCCCCCAATGCATCGGTGCCATAGACGGAAAGCATATTACCATGCAAGCTCCAGCAGCGTCTGggagtttttattttaattacaaAGGCTTCCACAGTATTGTGCTGATGGCATTGGTTGATGCGAAATACCGCTTTACGTTTGTCGACGTCGGATGTAATGGAAGGGTTGCTGACGGGGGCATATTCGGCAGGTGTTCATTATCTTCGGGTCTTGAGAACAAGACCCTTTGCCTACCATCACCAAGGGTACTTCCAGGTCGAAATATGAAGGtaccatttgtatttgtggCCGACGATGCTTTTCCATTGCGGGAAAACATAATGAAACCATATCCTCTGCGAGACATTCCCGGTAGCATGCGCATCTTCAACTACCGACTTTCGAGAGCGCGTAGAATCGTCGAAAATGCATTCGGCATAATGTCCAGCGTCTTCCGCATATTTCGAAAGCCGATAGCTGTAGATGCACAGAAAGCAGAGGATATCgttttggcttcctgtgcattacataatttgatgatCACGAAGAAAGACTCGCGCGCACGCTACGCTCCACATGGTACAGTCGATATGGAAGACATGGCTACTGGTGTCATTACCCCTGGAGCATGGCGAAAAGAGGGCATGCCAGCAAACAACCTGCTCCAAATCGAGCCATTCACAAGCAACCGTCATGCTCAAACCCCACAAGACATCCGCCACGAATGTCGAGAGTACTTCCTCTCACCCCAGGGTGAGGTTTCGTGGCAGTACAAGTTCATTTGAGGAAGCCGTCCTTTAAGTGGGCGGAATGAAGAGCATTTATGACATGAGAGACTGAAATAAACCTGCAAGAGAGAaatcatgtaacaaaattaacaaataaagATAATTCTCACCAAATTGGTCTTCGATTTTCGTCCTCCAATAACTCCCCTTAGAAAAGAGAATGCCTTGTAGTACATCCACTTTGGGGTGTAAACGTCGTCAGTCCCTTGCCCAGATTTCCTCTTGGtggctttctttaattcttgcGCATACTGGTTTCTCAGGTTGTGCATTTTTCTCGTCACTTGCACTTTATCTCTTTTACAATCCTTCGCCAGACTTTTCCATGCATCCTCTTTCTTCAACCTGTCTCTATATTCGGCAGACGTGACATCCCATAGTGCAGGCCTCGCTCTGTAACCTTCAATGAGGTTGCTGACCGCATCTTGCGACCATTCACTCTCC of Lineus longissimus chromosome 9, tnLinLong1.2, whole genome shotgun sequence contains these proteins:
- the LOC135493835 gene encoding putative nuclease HARBI1; this encodes MYLFRISAVTISRIVSEVCKAIYEALKEEFLKFPSDSDDWLQLASEFFERWNFPQCIGAIDGKHITMQAPAASGSFYFNYKGFHSIVLMALVDAKYRFTFVDVGCNGRVADGGIFGRCSLSSGLENKTLCLPSPRVLPGRNMKVPFVFVADDAFPLRENIMKPYPLRDIPGSMRIFNYRLSRARRIVENAFGIMSSVFRIFRKPIAVDAQKAEDIVLASCALHNLMITKKDSRARYAPHGTVDMEDMATGVITPGAWRKEGMPANNLLQIEPFTSNRHAQTPQDIRHECREYFLSPQGEVSWQYKFI